From the genome of Marinobacter sp. F4206:
GAATTCATTGTTTTTGATCTCTTTGGGTACACCCACAATCATAGGCATTTGCTCCTGTCGGGCAGTGAATGAACGCGACCCGCGGGTCACGCTGACGTTTTAAAGTCTAAAGAGGGCCGACAGGATAAAATCCCGAATAAAACTACTAATTCACGATTTGATCCTTTTGTTTTCTCAACTACAGTATTTTCTTCTATTTCGGCGAAACATACTGGTATGAGGAGCAACGCCATGCGGAAACTGGATCGTATCGACCTGGCCATCCTGGATGAGCTGCAGAACAATTCGAAGATCACCAATCATGAGTTGTCCAACCGGGTGAACCTGAGCCCGACGCCCTGCCTGGAAAGAGTCCGGAAGCTCGAACGGGACGGCTATATCAAGAACTACCGTGCCATCCTCAACGCCCGGAAATTGGGTATCGGCCTCACGGTGTTTGTCGAGATCAGCCTGACCCGAACCGGACCGGACGTGTTCGCACAGTTCAAGGAAGCGGCCATCGACGTTCCGGAAGTCCAGGAGTGCCACCTGGTGTCCGGCAATTTCGATTACCTGATCAAGGCCAGGGTGGCGGATGTCGAACACTACCGTTCGCTGTTGGGCGCAACCATCCTGGCGCTGCCGGGGGTGAATGATTCACGGAGCTACATCGTCATGGAGACCGTGAAAGAGGGGCAGGTACTGAGCATG
Proteins encoded in this window:
- a CDS encoding Lrp/AsnC ligand binding domain-containing protein, with the translated sequence MRKLDRIDLAILDELQNNSKITNHELSNRVNLSPTPCLERVRKLERDGYIKNYRAILNARKLGIGLTVFVEISLTRTGPDVFAQFKEAAIDVPEVQECHLVSGNFDYLIKARVADVEHYRSLLGATILALPGVNDSRSYIVMETVKEGQVLSMKSVMEHTVV